One region of Alphaproteobacteria bacterium genomic DNA includes:
- the pgaB gene encoding poly-beta-1,6-N-acetyl-D-glucosamine N-deacetylase PgaB, whose translation MSRIVARCRPLLFFIAVLALSVASAFAGMEEDDTGASAPRGFGTTPPLPAGTSMFLAICYHAVEDVDPDQSYNAVSTAKLVQQFSWLERNGYHPVSIDQLVAARDRGVPLPANPVLLTFDDGYESFYTRAFPILKAFKFPAVLGLVHSWMAGAPKSEVEYGSSMAMMPRSFFMTWDQVREVQRSGLVEIASHSNNLHLGIPANPQGNLEPAAVTRRYDSSRGSYETESAYEDRIKADAAGISGEIFRQTGKQPRAMIWPYGEHSELAISIYGSAGMPITMNLIDGVGALDKLQDTPRHLVKDDPQLADFVADMHHLVHHGPTRVVHVDLDYVYDPDPAQQDKNLGAVVQRVYDLGVSIVFLQAYADPDGNGLAKSVYFPNKLLPMRADLFNRAAWQLRTRAGVRVYAWLPVLSFAFGQELSHVLAWNSERNEAAPDPAQPVRLSPFDPTARALIGQLYEEMAASTPIAGILFSDDAILTDFEDASPEALEAYRTAGLPGSVAAIRADPFAMEAWTRLKTRVLIDFTKELAARVRIHRAPLSTARNIFARPILEPTSQAWFAQDLDSFLATYDYTAIMAMPLMEDVAKGDAEAWLDRLRGIVAKRPGGLSRSIFELQAVDWRVPESGPDREVPTETLAREMRLLARQGALNFGYYPDDAPANHPDVKELRKTISLAVYPYRP comes from the coding sequence ATGAGCCGAATCGTCGCCCGGTGCCGTCCGCTGTTATTCTTCATCGCAGTCCTCGCGCTATCGGTGGCAAGCGCTTTCGCCGGGATGGAGGAAGACGATACCGGTGCTTCCGCACCGCGCGGCTTCGGCACGACACCACCGCTGCCGGCCGGCACCTCCATGTTTCTCGCGATCTGCTATCACGCCGTCGAGGATGTCGACCCCGACCAAAGCTATAATGCGGTTTCGACCGCCAAGCTGGTACAGCAGTTCAGTTGGCTGGAGCGCAACGGCTATCATCCGGTCAGCATCGACCAATTGGTCGCCGCACGCGACCGCGGAGTCCCGTTACCCGCTAATCCCGTCCTTCTCACCTTCGACGACGGATATGAGAGCTTCTACACCCGCGCCTTCCCGATTCTGAAAGCGTTCAAATTTCCCGCCGTGCTCGGCCTGGTGCACTCCTGGATGGCGGGGGCGCCCAAAAGCGAGGTTGAGTACGGCAGCAGCATGGCCATGATGCCCCGTTCGTTTTTCATGACATGGGATCAAGTGCGTGAGGTCCAACGCTCCGGGCTCGTCGAAATCGCGTCCCACTCGAACAATCTGCATCTCGGCATTCCGGCTAACCCGCAAGGCAATCTCGAACCCGCTGCCGTCACTCGGCGCTACGATTCGAGCCGCGGCAGCTACGAGACCGAGTCGGCTTACGAAGACCGCATCAAGGCGGACGCCGCGGGAATCTCCGGGGAGATTTTTCGCCAGACCGGCAAGCAGCCCCGCGCGATGATCTGGCCCTATGGAGAGCACAGCGAACTGGCCATTTCCATCTACGGCTCGGCCGGAATGCCGATCACCATGAATCTGATTGACGGTGTGGGCGCACTCGACAAACTCCAGGATACGCCGCGCCACCTCGTCAAGGACGATCCGCAGCTTGCCGACTTCGTTGCCGATATGCACCATCTCGTCCACCACGGTCCGACGCGGGTCGTCCATGTCGATCTCGACTATGTCTACGACCCCGATCCAGCCCAACAGGACAAGAACCTCGGCGCTGTCGTCCAACGTGTCTACGATCTCGGGGTATCGATCGTCTTCTTGCAGGCCTATGCGGACCCGGACGGCAATGGGCTCGCAAAGTCCGTCTACTTCCCGAACAAACTGCTCCCGATGCGGGCCGACCTTTTCAACCGAGCCGCTTGGCAGCTTCGCACCCGCGCCGGCGTGCGCGTATATGCGTGGCTGCCCGTGCTCAGCTTCGCTTTCGGGCAAGAGCTGTCGCACGTACTTGCCTGGAATTCCGAGCGAAACGAGGCAGCGCCGGACCCGGCCCAGCCGGTCCGCCTCTCCCCGTTCGATCCCACGGCGCGTGCGCTGATCGGCCAACTCTACGAGGAGATGGCGGCCAGCACGCCGATTGCTGGAATCCTTTTCAGCGATGACGCGATCCTCACCGATTTCGAGGATGCAAGTCCCGAAGCGCTCGAGGCATACCGGACGGCCGGCCTGCCTGGCTCCGTCGCCGCCATACGCGCCGATCCATTTGCGATGGAAGCATGGACGAGGCTCAAGACCCGCGTTCTCATCGATTTCACCAAGGAGCTTGCGGCCCGCGTCAGAATTCACCGAGCACCCCTTTCGACCGCGCGCAACATCTTTGCACGCCCGATCCTCGAGCCGACCAGCCAAGCCTGGTTTGCCCAGGACCTCGACAGCTTTCTCGCGACCTATGACTACACGGCGATCATGGCGATGCCGCTCATGGAGGATGTTGCGAAGGGGGATGCCGAGGCATGGCTCGACCGTCTGCGCGGCATCGTCGCGAAACGTCCAGGCGGGCTTTCACGCTCGATCTTCGAGCTGCAGGCGGTGGATTGGAGAGTGCCGGAATCGGGCCCCGATCGCGAGGTGCCGACCGAAACGCTGGCGCGCGAAATGCGCCTGCTCGCGCGCCAGGGTGCTCTCAATTTCGGGTATTATCCGGACGACGCACCGGCAAACCACCCGGACGTAAAGGAGCTTCGCAAGACGATTTCCCTTGCCGTCTATCCCTATCGGCCGTGA
- a CDS encoding aminotransferase produces MDTAVAKKNYSLEEMDKQSLLHPLTSIAEHLKNGPLIVMDGQGVTLKDRTGKDMIDCGAGLWCVNIGYGREEMAQTAAQAVRNLSYYHIFGSASNEPVIRLADRVLGIFREKAGAGHLSKMFFGTSGSDANDTNFKLARYYNNLRGKPGKKKFISRVGAYHGLTYAAASLTGIERYHKAFDLPLDGVYYASCPHFYRFSNPGEDESAFTARLIRELKDIIAREGAESIAAFIAEPVMGTGGVFLPPKGYFEAVQALLKENDILFIADEVITGFGRLGSWFATGLYGLKPDIVTLAKGITSAYFPVSASVISAGIWDVLSSASDEFGPVMHGFTYSGHPVGGALGMTNLDIMEREGLVENAAKVGPYFLKRLRERVADNPFVGEVRGEGLMLAVEFVADKAKRRFFDPKANAHRIVSRKALEHGVMTRPLPFIEVTSFSPPLSITREEVDEAVERFGRGLEAAMPDLRRLAG; encoded by the coding sequence ATGGACACTGCGGTTGCCAAGAAAAATTACTCGCTCGAGGAGATGGATAAGCAAAGCCTGCTCCATCCGCTTACGTCCATTGCCGAGCATCTGAAGAACGGCCCCCTCATCGTGATGGATGGGCAGGGTGTCACGCTCAAGGATCGCACCGGAAAGGACATGATCGACTGCGGCGCCGGCCTCTGGTGCGTCAATATCGGATACGGCCGCGAGGAAATGGCGCAAACCGCCGCACAAGCGGTGCGAAACCTCAGTTATTATCACATTTTCGGCTCTGCCTCGAATGAGCCGGTCATCCGACTGGCGGATCGCGTGCTGGGCATCTTTCGGGAGAAGGCAGGTGCCGGCCACCTCTCGAAAATGTTTTTCGGCACCTCCGGCTCGGACGCCAACGACACCAATTTCAAGCTAGCCCGTTACTACAACAATCTGCGGGGCAAGCCCGGAAAGAAGAAATTCATTTCGCGCGTCGGCGCCTATCACGGCCTGACTTATGCGGCTGCGAGCCTGACGGGAATCGAGCGCTACCACAAGGCATTCGACCTGCCGCTCGACGGCGTTTACTACGCGTCGTGTCCGCATTTCTACCGCTTTTCCAATCCCGGCGAGGACGAGAGCGCGTTCACCGCACGGTTGATCCGTGAACTCAAGGACATAATCGCACGGGAAGGTGCTGAATCCATCGCCGCGTTCATCGCCGAACCGGTCATGGGAACAGGTGGGGTGTTCCTCCCGCCCAAGGGTTACTTCGAAGCGGTGCAGGCGTTGCTCAAGGAGAACGATATCCTCTTCATCGCCGACGAAGTGATCACCGGGTTCGGCCGCTTGGGGTCGTGGTTTGCAACCGGACTTTACGGACTTAAACCGGATATCGTGACACTCGCGAAAGGCATTACAAGCGCCTATTTCCCCGTGTCCGCTTCCGTCATATCAGCCGGTATATGGGATGTGTTGAGCAGCGCATCCGATGAATTTGGTCCCGTGATGCACGGGTTCACCTATTCCGGTCATCCCGTCGGCGGGGCGCTCGGGATGACGAACCTCGACATCATGGAGCGCGAAGGCCTCGTCGAAAATGCAGCCAAAGTTGGCCCCTATTTCCTGAAACGCCTGAGGGAACGAGTGGCGGATAACCCATTCGTCGGTGAGGTGCGTGGGGAAGGGCTCATGCTGGCGGTCGAGTTCGTGGCGGACAAGGCAAAACGGCGCTTTTTCGATCCCAAGGCCAACGCGCATAGAATTGTATCCCGCAAGGCCCTCGAACATGGCGTGATGACACGGCCGCTGCCGTTCATCGAAGTGACGTCATTCTCCCCACCGCTCTCCATCACGCGGGAAGAAGTGGATGAGGCAGTCGAACGGTTCGGGCGAGGTCTTGAAGCGGCAATGCCCGATCTTCGTCGGCTCGCGGGTTAG
- a CDS encoding DMT family transporter, which yields MQSATAARFDATTHRRGIALVALAAIFWSTGGLIVRSLDAADVWTTVFWRSLSAAGFLISYIGWRERGRSVQVFRAMGLPGVVVGVCIGTSSICLVLSFHLTTVANTLIIFSTSPLIAAALAYVVLGEKVDVRSWLVMAVALGGVAVMVSASIAPGSLLGNLLAFFIALGSAIATVTIRKYRDVRMTPATCLGCALAALVALPLGEPLSVTRGDFGLLFVFGAFQLGSGFVLFVAGAQRAPAAQVALIALLEPILGPIWVWAFLGERPGPMSLLGGGIVLAALAAHTAIDLRRAKAIPPAI from the coding sequence GTGCAAAGTGCGACCGCGGCACGCTTCGACGCCACGACCCATCGCCGAGGAATCGCACTCGTCGCGTTGGCCGCAATCTTTTGGAGCACGGGCGGATTGATCGTCCGCTCCCTGGACGCTGCGGATGTGTGGACCACGGTGTTCTGGCGTTCGCTTTCCGCAGCGGGCTTCCTCATAAGCTATATCGGCTGGCGGGAGCGGGGCCGGAGCGTGCAAGTCTTCCGGGCGATGGGTCTTCCCGGTGTCGTGGTCGGTGTGTGCATCGGCACGTCGTCGATCTGTCTCGTCTTGTCGTTCCATCTCACGACCGTTGCCAACACGCTGATCATTTTCAGTACCTCGCCGCTCATCGCGGCAGCGCTTGCCTATGTGGTCCTCGGCGAGAAGGTGGATGTGCGGAGCTGGCTCGTCATGGCGGTCGCACTCGGCGGCGTGGCCGTCATGGTCTCCGCATCGATTGCTCCGGGATCGCTACTCGGCAATCTGTTGGCGTTCTTCATAGCCCTCGGTTCGGCGATAGCGACCGTGACAATTCGCAAATACCGGGACGTGCGGATGACGCCAGCGACATGCCTCGGCTGTGCGCTCGCGGCACTTGTCGCCCTTCCGCTCGGCGAACCGCTGTCGGTGACAAGAGGCGACTTCGGCCTCCTTTTCGTCTTCGGCGCATTCCAGCTCGGATCGGGGTTCGTGCTGTTCGTTGCAGGTGCTCAGCGCGCACCCGCGGCACAGGTCGCCCTTATCGCGCTCCTGGAGCCGATCCTCGGGCCGATTTGGGTATGGGCGTTCCTCGGAGAACGTCCGGGACCCATGTCGCTTCTTGGCGGGGGAATCGTATTGGCCGCACTTGCCGCCCATACTGCCATCGATTTGCGGCGGGCGAAGGCGATTCCCCCGGCCATCTAG